Below is a window of Mycoplasmopsis anatis DNA.
GGAAAGTGAAATTATTAATTACGGTGATGATATCGCACCATTTAATAAGAATGATAAGTTAATATCATCTTTACAAAAACGCTTTATCGAACCATACCTTAGTGAAAATAAGGATGAAGATGTTATTACTAATCTTTATGAATATGTAAAATTCAGAATCGCTATCATTTTAAAGAATATGGCTGAGTTTAATCTACGTTCTAAAAAAGATAATACAAAAATTATTGAATTATCTGAATATGATGAAAAAACATTCTATTCAATTAAAAAACGAAGAGATTACTTTAAGAAACTTGTTTCAAAAATTAAAAGAGATACCATTATTTCATTAATTTTATTAGTATTTTGATTGGCATTCTTTATTACAGCATGTAGTATTTTACCAGCTCCAAATAACTGAATTAAGCAAAATTGAAAATCGGTTGATACATATATTTATATTGGTGTAGGTGCGCTTATGATTATTTTAGTTTTTGTTCTATACTTCAAGGTTTTAACTTATTATAGTGTTAATATTATGTCTAAAATAATTGAATATAATAACACTAAGAAGAAAGATGAAAAAGTAAATGTCTACAGTGGTATAGAGCTTAGTGATATTTATAGAAAATATCTCTCAAAAATAACTTATTTCTTCACAATAATTGTTAGTTATCCAAAAGTTAAAAGAATTACTAAACAATAATACGAGGTAAAATAATGAAAGCAATTTATAATAAAAATACAAATACTATTGTAGTTAAATTCAAAAGTACTAATGGTACAATCAAAAAAGATGAATTAAAAATTCTACCACTAAATGATAACAAAACATATGTATTAAACGGGGAAAGAAAATTAAGTAATGAAAAAGATGGGTTATTGGTAAAATCATATTATAATGAAAAAGGACAACTACATGGTGAGCAAACCGAATATTACGACAATAATAGAGCATTCCAAAATGTAAAAAGAATAACTAATTGAAATAATAACCGCAAACATGGAGTTGAAACATATTATTATGAATCTAAAACAACAGAAAAATTATACAACTGAGAAAACGGCCTAGCAAATGGAATTTGATATGAATACTATGATATTAAAATAGATGGTGTAACATATAAAAAATCACAAAAGACATACAAAAATGGAGTTAAACACGGTAAATTTAATGAGTGATATGAAAATAAAGATGAAATGTCACCAACTGTTTACTATCTAAATGGAAAGAAAGTGACTGAGCCTGATTTCATACAAAATAATAATAAGGATATATATTAAGAACCTATGTGGTTCTTTTTATTTAAAAAGTGCGAAATTTATTCGCACTAAGATATTATTTAACACTAATATTTCAACCATAAGTGTTAAAACTTGATACAAGTGAAACCATGTTAGGGTCATCCACAACAATTTTCTTGAAGATATTTCTTCCTGCACTAATAGCGGCAGCTAGTTGTGTACCTCAGCCTTGTTCCAAACTTGAAGCATTTCCTGAGATATATAGAGTATCAACATTTCTATTATCAGGGGTTATAAAATGGAATTTACCATAGTCACTAGGATGTTTTACAATTAAAGCACTAAATTGAGATCTAGCTAAATCTGATGATTTAATTTCAAAGACATTATTTTCATTTCATAATGTTAAGTCATAAAAGACTTTACCGTATAAATTCATATCCTTTAGCGTTCTAATATTTCTAACGTTTGAAAAATCTAAATGAGTAATTCAACTTCCTTCACCTCAATAACCTTGGAATACTCTTAAGTCATATTTATCTTGGAAAGCAATTTTTAGACCTTGATTAATTGTTGTTATATTATCAACATTATCAAATTTAAGTACTTGGAAGGTAATTGAGGTAGTCTTAAGTGCGTCTGGACTAACTTTTCTTGGATCGATATCATTGTTGTAGTCATATGGCACAAAGTCTACTCCTTTTAGTGCATTAGGGTTGATTGCTCAATCTTTATCTAAACCAAGCAATCCATTTTGATTTGTGTACAATTCTATTTCTTTAATATGCTTATCTTTAAGAGCTATTAAAGAACTTGTGTCTTTACCTTCGAAGAATAATGTAAGTTTTTGAACTGTGTTTGGTAATGATTTAAATACATCTTTTAGATCAGAAGGAGCTCCAAAACCACCAATATTTCTTATTACTATACCATTTATACCACCAGATAATTTTCCTTGTAATTTTTGAATATCAGATTTAAAATTAGCGTATGATTGAGCATCCTTTACATCAACGTCCAAAATATTAAGAGTTTTACCATTTTTTGTATAACTATATACTTTACTTGAGCCTGATAAACTTGTTGAGTAAGAACTTGAGACATCTCTTTTTTCTCAACCAGGGAAATTACCTTTTTGGATAGATTCAGGATCTCTAGAGTATCAAGTGTCATAATTCATAACACGTTTTGTACTATTTTGATCAACGATCTTTTTAATAACCGGACTATCTAGAGGATTAGGATATGTTCACGATCCACCACCTTCAACATATCAAACTTGTTTACCACCGCTATAATTCATAGAAATTCTATTTAAGAAACTTAAATCAGGAGCCATACCCTTAGCGGCATATGAATTTATTTCTCTTTTAACGTTTTCAAGTCATAATCTAAAATGTAAAAGAAAATCTCTACCAGGTTCTTGTCATTTTGCTCTGTAATTTTTAATATAATCAACTCATAGATTTGTGTTAAACTCACCAATACCTTGTTTTTTTAGAGCATCTCTAAATGCTTTCTCATCATTAAATCCATCTTTACCAATTGCTGTAAAAAGTGTATCAATAAATTCTTTCGTTCCTTTTAATGAATCTTCAGTAATTTTTTCAGCATTCATATCTTTATATTTTTCTCAATCTGGATTTTTATGATCAGGAATATTAACATCTTCAGGATTAATAGGTTTACCTGCAATGTTTGTTTTATTTGAAATTAATGAATTATCAATAGAAGGTCGATCTGGTTGATTAGGAGTAGGTTCGGGAGTAGGTGTAGGTTTAGAAGGTTCTGGTTGAACCGTTGGTTCTTCTGGAGTTGTAGGAACTTCAGGTTCAACTGGTAAAGTTGGTTCGGGTAATATAATAACTTCACTTTTCTTCTTGATTTTAACAAAAGCTGTATTTCTATCGGTATTTGCAACAACAACCTTACGAGCTTCATTTTGATCAAAAGCTTCATAACCACTAGGCATATATCTGATAACAGGAATTTCATCATCAACACTTTCTAGTCTTGAAAGTGGTTCTAAAATTGTTCCATCTTCTGAGATTCAATTGATGTAAATAAATCCCATTCTAGGTGGAGCTGGCCTTATTTGGTTTTTAACTATTTCAATTTTATTTGTTTTTCCTACATTAATTACTTGTTCGGGATTTTTAAGTTCATACCCTAAAGGTATATGAGGTCTTACATCTATTTTTGCATTATCAAGTGATGAAATAGTTTTAGTACCAACTTCTTTTGAATTAAGAATAAAAACTAATTTAGTTGAAACAGTTTCATGAATTTCTTCAACTTTTTTAATTGCTATCTCATTTCTTTGTCCAGTCGTTATGCTTGTGTTAGGATTAACTAGAATGTAATTATTAGGTAAATAGTTTGAAGCTGAAATTATTTCATCATCATTAGTAGAAATAGTTTTTTCAGAAATTACATCATCACCTTCTTTATAAACTAAAGTGGTAGAAACTAATTTTTTCTTAGGTTGAATTCCTATTCTATTTTCCTTACCATAACTAATTTCATAATTTTGTTTTACAAATTCATAACCTTCAGGTAAAAATTCTTTGTAATCTATAGTTTCGCCTTCAGGTTTTTCGATTGCTTTTTTAAGAATTTCTACATTATCACTTACATAGATTAATGTTGTAGTTACCATTCTAACTTCAACTTCGTTTGGTTCGATGTTAATAATATTTTCAGCTCCAATATTAACTTTAATACTTTGATCTACTAAATGATAATTAACTGGAACATAATTAATATCCTTAATTGTTAAATTTGAATTTTCTAGCAATTTAAAAACTTTAGTTTCGATGTTTTTGTTATTGTATCTAAAAATTATTGTAGTATCAAGTGTTTTAGGTTGTTCAACTTCTTTTTTAGCAACTAAAATTTCATTATCTTGTCCAGGGTAGATAAGTTGAGTTGAGTCAACTAAATCATAACCTTCAGGTAAATATGAAACAGGATAAATGAATTCTCCTTTTTTAGTTTGGACTTCAATTTCAAAAACCTTAGAGTTAGTCTTATTATCTTTATAAATTAATTTTGTAATAACTTTTTCGTCTTTAATAAGAGTATCATCAAATATTTCATTTTCATCTTCAGGATTTTCAGGTGTTGGTGGATTAGTTGGTTCAACAGGAATAGGTGTAATTTGAATTAAGTTGATTTCACCTAAATTTACTTTAACATTCTTATCAACTAATTCATAACCGCTTGGTAAATACTCTCCAGCACTGATTGTTGCATCTTTTTTAGTTTTAACTTCGATTTGTTTTATTAAATTAACTTCATAAAAATATTTTAGTGTAGTAGTTACTTCATCACTAACTTCCTCAGTTGGACTTTCAGGTTTATCAATTATTTTAATTAAGTTAATTTCATTATTTTGGTTAATGGTAACTTCAAAAGATTCATTCTCTAGTTTATATCCTTCTGGAATATATCTAGAGAGGTTTATTTTTTCATCATTAACTGTAGTAACTGTTTCAGTTTTTATTACTTGATTTTCAAATTTAAAAATTAATGTTGTTTTATAAGTTAAATCTTTAACAATTTCTTTAATGAATACTAAGTTTTCACTATTTTTTTTTAATTCAGTATTTTTATTTAGTAATTCATATCCTTCTGGTACACTTAAAATTAAATTGAATGATTCAAAATCACTATCATTTAATTCTATAGTGTCACCAATTTGAGTTTTTGTTGAATCATTTAATAAAAATTTTATTGTTGTTTTTTGTTGTTTATCATCATCTTTATTTGAACCTGGTGTTTCAAGTTTTGGAAGGTTATTATCTCTGTTAGATAAGTTTTTGTCATTAGTTGAAACACCATCTTGAAGTGTTGAATCAGTTCCATCGGTTCTTTCGCCAAGAGTATCAAACTTTTTATTTACATTATTTTGCGGATTACGAGCGTAAACACCCATTGTAAAGACACTTGAAACAGCCACAACAGCTATTGTGGACATTCCTAAATAAAATAGTTTCTTTTTAGTAATTTTTCTCATAAAACACCTTTCTTAAGATACAAAGAGTAATTTATTTAAGGTTAAATAAATACTTAGTATTCTGTAATGATAATTTTATTTATATTCCTTTATCTTTATTTTACATTAAAAATATAAATATTTTTAAAAATAAGGTTTTAGTCTAAAAGAATAATAATTTACATCATTCTCAGTTGTTAAAAATAGAAACTAAGTGTATAAAGCTCATGTGTATATCATCAAAATGCATATACAAATATAGTTAAATTATTGCTCAATATAGAGTTTTCGATATACAATCTTAATAAAAAATAAAACAAAAGCACAAATGCTATTATCTGTGCTTTCATGTTTACTTAAGTTATTTAACATTAATAGGTCAGTTGTATGTATTAAAACTAGAAACAAGTGAAATCATATTAGGATCGTCAACAACAATTTTCTTAAATATTTTTCTTCCTGCACTAATAATCGCATCCAATTGAGTTCCTCATCCTTGTTGTAAATCTGAAGCATTTCCAGATATGTGTAAAGTATCAACAGTTACATTATTTGGTGTAACAAAATGGAATTTACCATAATCGTTTGGGTGTTTTACAATTAATGCACTAAATTGAGAGCTTGATAAATCAGCTGTTTTAATTTCAAAACTATTATTTTCGTTTCATAATGTTAGATCGTAAAATACTCTACCATATAAATTCATACCTTTTAGTGATCTTATATTTTTAACATTTGAAAAATCTAAATGAGAAATTCAACTTCCTTCA
It encodes the following:
- a CDS encoding putative immunoglobulin-blocking virulence protein, with the translated sequence MRKITKKKLFYLGMSTIAVVAVSSVFTMGVYARNPQNNVNKKFDTLGERTDGTDSTLQDGVSTNDKNLSNRDNNLPKLETPGSNKDDDKQQKTTIKFLLNDSTKTQIGDTIELNDSDFESFNLILSVPEGYELLNKNTELKKNSENLVFIKEIVKDLTYKTTLIFKFENQVIKTETVTTVNDEKINLSRYIPEGYKLENESFEVTINQNNEINLIKIIDKPESPTEEVSDEVTTTLKYFYEVNLIKQIEVKTKKDATISAGEYLPSGYELVDKNVKVNLGEINLIQITPIPVEPTNPPTPENPEDENEIFDDTLIKDEKVITKLIYKDNKTNSKVFEIEVQTKKGEFIYPVSYLPEGYDLVDSTQLIYPGQDNEILVAKKEVEQPKTLDTTIIFRYNNKNIETKVFKLLENSNLTIKDINYVPVNYHLVDQSIKVNIGAENIINIEPNEVEVRMVTTTLIYVSDNVEILKKAIEKPEGETIDYKEFLPEGYEFVKQNYEISYGKENRIGIQPKKKLVSTTLVYKEGDDVISEKTISTNDDEIISASNYLPNNYILVNPNTSITTGQRNEIAIKKVEEIHETVSTKLVFILNSKEVGTKTISSLDNAKIDVRPHIPLGYELKNPEQVINVGKTNKIEIVKNQIRPAPPRMGFIYINWISEDGTILEPLSRLESVDDEIPVIRYMPSGYEAFDQNEARKVVVANTDRNTAFVKIKKKSEVIILPEPTLPVEPEVPTTPEEPTVQPEPSKPTPTPEPTPNQPDRPSIDNSLISNKTNIAGKPINPEDVNIPDHKNPDWEKYKDMNAEKITEDSLKGTKEFIDTLFTAIGKDGFNDEKAFRDALKKQGIGEFNTNLWVDYIKNYRAKWQEPGRDFLLHFRLWLENVKREINSYAAKGMAPDLSFLNRISMNYSGGKQVWYVEGGGSWTYPNPLDSPVIKKIVDQNSTKRVMNYDTWYSRDPESIQKGNFPGWEKRDVSSSYSTSLSGSSKVYSYTKNGKTLNILDVDVKDAQSYANFKSDIQKLQGKLSGGINGIVIRNIGGFGAPSDLKDVFKSLPNTVQKLTLFFEGKDTSSLIALKDKHIKEIELYTNQNGLLGLDKDWAINPNALKGVDFVPYDYNNDIDPRKVSPDALKTTSITFQVLKFDNVDNITTINQGLKIAFQDKYDLRVFQGYWGEGSWITHLDFSNVRNIRTLKDMNLYGKVFYDLTLWNENNVFEIKSSDLARSQFSALIVKHPSDYGKFHFITPDNRNVDTLYISGNASSLEQGWGTQLAAAISAGRNIFKKIVVDDPNMVSLVSSFNTYGWNISVK